A section of the Clostridium sp. TW13 genome encodes:
- a CDS encoding VWA domain-containing protein: MFCGNCGKKLEDGDKFCGNCGKVQKQDNDTSNSNLEKSKIKPKSNKKIVLSLLGVGICALVFLLVFTFSSDKIKKLFSSSSETLVNDNGGSMNSKVSKPADSKISINQIDSSNFPEISVYFTAEDSNGKVLKNLTKNYMKIKETNSKNSVEEEILDLRQMNLNQPLSINLVMDTSDSMKGNKIDIAKTAARNFINSVQFNSGDSVELITFNESVSIAQGFTSQKDRIDGTLKNLSTNSETAFYDALNTSLVETSEKNGPKCIIAFTDGLDNKSKVTSEYVADLGKKLGIPIYIIGIGDDVDTNVLRDISEKTGGYFTHISDVEKLQQIYSDIFKKQKEQYILKYKTKNNVRDGIFRNVDLNLISERYVGSASESYLPKYAINPNVDPSTGYSSQYEMTGVERAMYDYQYNFVKAVNGYDFSVLSPYIDANGTLYNMQQKLIESYKKQSIQEKLVYYSIESTKKVSNDEYQLVVYEKFYITYDNKKPTLMEYRNIYTIKNTSNGFKVSDMPDLKVLNSTSVNYNF, from the coding sequence ATGTTTTGTGGTAACTGTGGCAAAAAATTAGAAGATGGAGATAAGTTTTGTGGTAATTGTGGTAAGGTGCAAAAGCAAGATAATGATACGTCCAATTCCAATTTAGAAAAGAGTAAAATCAAACCTAAGTCAAATAAAAAAATAGTTTTATCTTTATTGGGAGTTGGAATCTGTGCTTTAGTTTTCTTGTTGGTATTTACTTTTTCAAGCGATAAAATAAAGAAACTTTTTAGTTCTAGTAGTGAAACTTTAGTAAATGACAACGGCGGTAGTATGAATAGTAAGGTGTCTAAACCTGCTGATAGTAAGATTTCAATAAATCAAATTGATTCATCAAATTTTCCTGAAATAAGTGTGTATTTTACTGCAGAAGACAGTAATGGTAAGGTTCTGAAGAATTTGACTAAGAATTATATGAAGATAAAAGAAACTAATTCTAAAAATTCAGTTGAGGAAGAAATATTAGATTTAAGACAGATGAATTTAAATCAACCATTAAGTATTAATTTAGTTATGGATACAAGTGATAGTATGAAAGGTAATAAAATTGATATAGCTAAAACTGCTGCTAGAAATTTTATTAATTCAGTTCAATTTAATTCAGGAGATTCAGTTGAATTAATTACATTTAATGAATCAGTATCCATTGCACAAGGATTTACAAGTCAAAAAGATAGGATTGATGGAACACTAAAAAATTTAAGTACTAATAGTGAAACTGCTTTTTACGATGCATTAAATACATCACTTGTAGAGACAAGCGAAAAAAATGGACCTAAATGTATAATTGCTTTTACTGATGGATTAGATAATAAAAGCAAAGTGACTTCTGAGTATGTTGCTGATTTAGGAAAAAAGTTAGGAATTCCAATTTATATAATAGGTATTGGTGATGATGTTGATACGAATGTATTACGAGATATTAGTGAAAAAACAGGCGGCTATTTTACTCACATAAGTGATGTAGAAAAACTTCAACAGATATACAGTGATATATTTAAGAAACAAAAGGAACAATATATTTTAAAGTATAAAACTAAAAATAATGTTAGAGATGGGATATTTAGAAATGTAGATTTGAATTTAATAAGTGAAAGATATGTAGGTTCTGCTTCAGAAAGTTATTTACCTAAGTATGCAATAAATCCCAATGTTGATCCAAGTACTGGTTATTCTTCACAGTATGAAATGACAGGTGTTGAAAGAGCAATGTATGATTATCAATATAATTTTGTTAAAGCTGTTAATGGCTATGATTTTTCGGTTTTGTCCCCATATATTGATGCTAATGGCACTTTATATAATATGCAACAAAAATTAATTGAATCATATAAAAAACAGTCTATACAAGAAAAATTAGTTTATTATTCTATTGAGTCTACAAAAAAGGTTAGTAATGATGAATATCAACTTGTAGTCTATGAAAAATTTTATATAACTTATGATAATAAAAAGCCGACTCTAATGGAATATAGAAATATATATACTATTAAAAATACTAGCAATGGGTTTAAAGTTAGCGATATGCCAGATCTTAAGGTTTTAAACAGTACCAGTGTTAATTACAATTTTTAG
- a CDS encoding HD domain-containing protein — protein sequence MDINALQELAQKMMANRKAHLEREKGFTYYHGVRVSKVAINLRKIILPEDSSYDEILITACLFHDVAKGIEPHGTYGAVLMKEILKDYCTEQEINKISELIYYHSLRKMDKDYSDYIKIVQDADILDHFGSIEMWINFQYYAHTDEPMHKSIEFYDNEFDDEVQRLRELLNYDVSRKIFEDKISFVHSFVDRFKKEVAGEFSIEV from the coding sequence ATGGATATTAACGCACTTCAAGAACTTGCGCAAAAAATGATGGCAAATAGAAAAGCCCATTTAGAGAGGGAAAAAGGATTTACTTATTATCATGGAGTAAGAGTATCTAAGGTGGCAATAAACTTAAGAAAGATAATTTTACCAGAGGATAGCTCATATGATGAAATTTTAATTACAGCATGCTTATTTCACGACGTAGCCAAGGGCATAGAACCTCATGGAACTTATGGAGCTGTGTTGATGAAAGAAATTCTTAAAGATTACTGCACAGAACAAGAAATCAATAAAATATCTGAACTTATATATTATCACAGTTTAAGAAAGATGGACAAAGATTATTCAGATTATATAAAAATAGTACAGGATGCGGACATACTTGATCATTTTGGTTCTATTGAAATGTGGATCAATTTTCAATATTATGCACATACAGACGAACCAATGCACAAATCAATAGAGTTCTATGATAATGAATTTGATGATGAAGTTCAAAGGCTTAGGGAATTACTTAATTATGATGTATCTCGTAAAATTTTTGAAGATAAAATTTCTTTTGTACATTCATTTGTTGATAGATTTAAAAAAGAAGTTGCAGGAGAATTTAGCATAGAAGTATAG
- a CDS encoding permease prefix domain 1-containing protein, which produces MKKLDDYINKIYKNFDEKDEETIIMKEETKAHLYEEVEELKKQGLSEEESIKKAISNFGQENLVINEMNDILNKQNKFAKILTRVALVIFLVGVIFKGINLACDFAHVNHELYTAYDQNTSEYAFQVISSKISNKTSLDENTKQEITTFLDKFNERTNGLYYIAIRNSSKVEYEYKKDVPKEMATINGNGGLRGINQFSIDYKLTDSQDYYDSQVSRATWDKINNSIPNVLNQSANYLFLSAWILICVSLISKVYSKNLISKGYLGFFVVASILIVGLFLVNYHTFQELMVLVIGAVIALSIYFNKGYVKRKLI; this is translated from the coding sequence ATGAAGAAGCTTGATGATTATATAAATAAGATTTACAAGAACTTTGATGAAAAAGATGAAGAAACCATAATAATGAAGGAGGAAACAAAGGCTCATTTATATGAGGAAGTTGAAGAATTAAAGAAACAAGGGTTAAGTGAGGAAGAAAGTATAAAAAAGGCAATCTCAAATTTTGGCCAAGAGAATTTAGTAATAAATGAAATGAATGATATTTTAAATAAGCAAAATAAGTTTGCAAAGATACTTACAAGAGTTGCCTTAGTTATATTTTTAGTTGGAGTTATATTTAAAGGGATTAATCTAGCTTGCGATTTTGCACACGTAAATCATGAATTATATACAGCATATGATCAAAATACATCAGAGTATGCTTTCCAAGTTATTTCTAGTAAAATAAGCAATAAAACTTCTCTAGATGAGAATACAAAACAGGAAATAACCACATTTCTTGATAAATTTAATGAGCGAACAAACGGGTTGTACTATATTGCAATAAGGAATTCATCAAAAGTTGAGTATGAATACAAAAAAGATGTACCTAAAGAAATGGCTACAATCAATGGAAATGGTGGTTTGAGAGGAATAAATCAGTTTTCAATAGATTATAAGTTAACTGATTCTCAAGATTATTATGATTCCCAAGTTTCTAGAGCAACATGGGATAAGATAAATAACTCCATACCTAACGTATTAAATCAATCTGCCAATTATTTGTTTTTAAGTGCTTGGATTTTAATCTGTGTTTCTCTTATAAGCAAGGTATACTCAAAGAATTTAATATCTAAAGGATATTTAGGATTTTTTGTAGTTGCATCTATATTAATTGTTGGACTATTTTTGGTTAACTATCATACCTTTCAAGAGCTTATGGTTTTAGTGATAGGAGCTGTTATAGCATTAAGTATTTATTTTAATAAGGGGTACGTGAAAAGAAAGTTAATATAA
- a CDS encoding PadR family transcriptional regulator, whose product MEFDKEILKGYIDSIVLSVLYDEDMYGYLIVKKIKEKSNDEFNIKEATLYVSLKRLEKKGYLQGYWNDTEGTSGGRRRYYSITKEGKECFDRSVEEWNEFKKTLNNFMRGN is encoded by the coding sequence GTGGAATTTGACAAGGAGATTCTTAAAGGCTACATTGACTCAATTGTTTTATCTGTGTTGTATGATGAGGATATGTATGGATATTTAATTGTAAAGAAGATTAAAGAAAAATCAAATGATGAATTTAATATTAAAGAAGCAACCTTATATGTATCCTTAAAAAGGTTAGAAAAGAAGGGGTACCTTCAAGGTTACTGGAATGATACAGAAGGTACAAGTGGTGGAAGAAGAAGATACTACTCAATTACTAAAGAAGGTAAAGAGTGTTTTGATAGAAGTGTGGAAGAATGGAATGAGTTTAAGAAAACTCTAAATAACTTTATGAGGGGAAATTAA
- a CDS encoding CPBP family intramembrane glutamic endopeptidase gives MKKLGEFIVTVILLPALYFFISAIGGIVFMFGYALANNEKSSHIVVDSLQEVVNRNISLILLVVNTIMLVVLFIFCIPTKASLLKRCNFKKCSIKKVLYTSLLVVGVAMLTAVFVGLATNIFFSYKNVSNTIESSTTTVFQFFIVIVLAPIFEEIFFRGVIFYWLKNNFNIVFAIIVQALVFAIMHGNILQGIYTFFLGIILALINMYTGSLYGNIAGHCVFNLFGTLIIPSFLAKINFVAYIIIALALICVSIFAVVRLRKLETISVNVGMYI, from the coding sequence ATGAAAAAATTAGGTGAATTCATAGTAACGGTTATATTATTACCAGCGTTGTATTTCTTTATATCTGCAATAGGTGGGATTGTCTTTATGTTTGGCTATGCATTAGCTAATAATGAAAAGTCAAGTCATATTGTAGTAGATAGTTTACAAGAGGTGGTAAATAGGAATATTAGTCTTATACTCTTAGTAGTTAATACAATAATGCTGGTAGTGTTATTTATTTTTTGTATACCAACAAAGGCAAGCTTATTAAAAAGATGCAATTTTAAGAAGTGCAGTATAAAAAAGGTTTTATATACCAGTTTGTTAGTGGTAGGAGTTGCTATGTTAACCGCTGTATTTGTTGGTCTTGCTACTAATATATTTTTTAGTTACAAGAATGTATCAAATACTATTGAAAGTTCAACTACTACAGTTTTTCAATTTTTTATTGTGATAGTTTTAGCTCCTATTTTTGAAGAAATATTTTTTAGGGGAGTAATTTTTTACTGGTTAAAAAATAATTTTAATATAGTATTTGCTATAATTGTACAAGCTCTCGTGTTCGCAATAATGCACGGAAACATACTCCAAGGAATTTATACCTTCTTTTTAGGCATAATATTAGCTTTAATAAATATGTATACAGGTTCGTTGTATGGTAATATAGCTGGACATTGTGTTTTTAATCTATTTGGAACTTTAATAATTCCATCCTTTTTAGCAAAGATAAATTTTGTTGCGTATATAATTATTGCATTAGCTTTAATTTGTGTAAGTATTTTTGCAGTTGTTAGGTTAAGAAAATTAGAAACTATTTCTGTTAATGTTGGGATGTATATATAA
- a CDS encoding DUF4440 domain-containing protein, which yields MESIKEHILQLEYNLLKSEVRKSSEKINKLLSDDYIEFCSSGIEYHYKNGDIFQSQDDNTELKWDIVDFEIKQLSDDCILAIYKVKKNNGVNESKKYSLRSSIWKCFNGHWKMIFHQGTLTTKSIFKK from the coding sequence ATGGAATCAATAAAAGAGCATATTTTACAATTAGAATATAATTTATTAAAATCAGAAGTAAGAAAATCCTCAGAAAAGATAAATAAGCTATTATCAGATGATTATATTGAATTTTGCAGTTCTGGAATTGAGTATCATTATAAGAATGGTGATATTTTTCAATCACAAGATGATAATACAGAACTTAAATGGGATATTGTAGATTTTGAAATAAAGCAGCTATCTGACGATTGTATATTAGCAATCTATAAAGTTAAAAAGAACAATGGAGTAAATGAAAGTAAAAAATACTCTCTTCGCAGCTCCATTTGGAAATGCTTTAATGGACATTGGAAGATGATTTTTCATCAGGGAACCTTAACAACAAAATCTATATTTAAGAAATAA
- a CDS encoding ABC transporter ATP-binding protein, which yields MSQNNAEKSKDMKKPNGPRRGSANPMKTLKRLLVYVLKEYKLLFLVVFIGIIISSLSGVVGTLFIKNLIDDYIAPMLKQSAPNFTPLLKAMGFIAIVYYVGVVSTYVYSRIMIIISQGSLKKIRDDMFAHMQSLPIKFFDTHAHGDLMSLYTNDTDTLRQMISQSLPQLLSSIITIVSVFASMIVLSLPLTFIEILIIALIVYVTKFIGGKSGKYFGMQQRDLGTVNGYIEEMMEGQKVVKVFCHEEEAKDRFNELNDKLFDSANNANKFANILMPIMGNIGYINYVLVSIFGSMLAIGKVGAFTLGALAAFLQLTRSFSQTMNQASQQLNSIIMALAGAERIFKILDEVPETDEGYVTLVNAKVNEAGDIEEVKEHTGVWAWKHPHGDGTVTYTRLLGDVVFDDVDFGYNDSKIILHNIKLFANPGQKIAFVGATGAGKTTITNLINRFYQIQDGKIRYDGININKIKMDDLRRSLGIVLQDTHLFTGTIADNIRYGKLDATDEEVYAAAKLANADQFIKHLPNGYETTITGDGGNLSQGQRQLLAIARAAIADPPVLILDEATSSIDTRTETIVQEGMDKLMKGRTVFVIAHRLSTVKNSDVIMVLEQGNIIERGNHEELIEQKGKYYQLYTGAFELS from the coding sequence ATGAGTCAAAATAATGCAGAAAAATCTAAAGACATGAAGAAACCTAACGGACCTAGACGAGGCAGCGCCAATCCTATGAAAACATTAAAGAGATTATTAGTTTATGTACTTAAAGAGTATAAACTTCTATTTTTAGTGGTTTTTATTGGAATTATAATAAGTTCTCTTTCTGGTGTTGTAGGTACTTTATTTATAAAGAATTTAATTGATGATTATATTGCACCAATGTTAAAGCAATCAGCACCTAATTTTACTCCTTTATTAAAAGCAATGGGATTTATAGCAATTGTTTATTATGTAGGTGTAGTGTCAACTTATGTATATAGTAGGATTATGATTATAATTTCTCAAGGGTCACTAAAGAAAATTAGAGATGATATGTTTGCTCATATGCAGAGTTTACCTATAAAGTTTTTTGATACTCATGCACATGGAGACTTGATGAGTCTTTACACTAATGATACAGATACTTTAAGACAGATGATAAGTCAAAGTTTACCTCAACTATTGTCATCTATAATAACTATTGTCAGTGTATTTGCATCCATGATAGTTTTAAGTTTACCACTAACATTTATAGAAATTTTAATAATAGCACTTATAGTGTATGTTACTAAATTTATTGGTGGTAAGAGTGGAAAGTACTTTGGAATGCAGCAAAGAGACTTAGGTACAGTAAATGGATATATAGAAGAAATGATGGAAGGTCAAAAGGTTGTAAAAGTATTTTGTCATGAAGAAGAGGCAAAAGATAGATTTAATGAATTAAACGACAAGCTTTTTGATAGTGCTAATAATGCAAATAAGTTTGCAAACATCCTAATGCCTATAATGGGAAACATAGGATATATAAACTATGTATTGGTTTCTATTTTTGGATCAATGCTTGCTATTGGGAAGGTAGGTGCTTTCACTCTTGGAGCCCTTGCAGCTTTCTTACAATTAACAAGAAGTTTCAGTCAAACCATGAACCAAGCATCTCAGCAACTTAATTCAATCATCATGGCTTTAGCTGGAGCAGAACGTATATTTAAGATTCTTGATGAAGTGCCAGAAACTGATGAAGGATATGTAACTCTAGTAAATGCTAAGGTAAATGAAGCTGGAGACATAGAAGAAGTTAAGGAACATACAGGAGTATGGGCTTGGAAACATCCACATGGAGATGGTACTGTTACTTACACAAGACTTCTTGGAGATGTAGTTTTTGATGATGTAGACTTTGGATATAATGATAGTAAGATTATATTACACAATATAAAGCTATTTGCAAATCCAGGTCAAAAGATAGCATTTGTAGGAGCTACAGGTGCAGGAAAGACTACTATCACTAACTTAATCAACAGATTCTATCAGATTCAGGATGGTAAGATAAGATATGATGGAATCAATATTAATAAAATAAAAATGGATGATTTAAGAAGATCTCTAGGAATTGTACTTCAAGATACTCATTTATTTACAGGTACAATTGCTGATAATATTAGATATGGTAAGTTAGATGCAACAGATGAAGAAGTATATGCAGCAGCTAAGCTTGCAAATGCAGATCAATTCATTAAGCACTTACCAAATGGATATGAAACTACAATCACAGGAGATGGTGGTAATCTATCACAAGGTCAAAGACAATTATTAGCCATTGCTAGAGCTGCGATTGCAGATCCACCAGTATTAATTCTTGATGAAGCAACTTCAAGTATTGATACAAGAACAGAAACTATTGTTCAAGAAGGAATGGACAAACTTATGAAGGGCAGAACAGTGTTTGTAATTGCCCATAGACTTTCAACAGTAAAGAATTCTGATGTTATTATGGTTCTTGAACAAGGAAATATTATTGAACGTGGAAATCATGAAGAATTAATAGAACAAAAAGGCAAGTATTATCAACTTTATACAGGAGCCTTTGAATTATCTTAA
- a CDS encoding ABC transporter ATP-binding protein: MIKKLISYVDEFKKDSILTPVFVGLEVVMEVLIPLLMAKIIDNGVNKADIKYVCIMGALMLFTAFLSLSFGILSGKFAARASSGFARNLRRAMYNNIQEYSFSNIDKYSTAGLVTRLTTDVTNIQNAYQMIIRMFTRAPLMLVSAMAMSFYINAKLALVFLGAIIFLGVILYFIMTRVHPYFQKVFKKYDSLNASVQENLTGIRVVKAYVREDHENGKFYKASETLYKYFIKAEKIIILNAPVMQFTVYTCMLLLSWLGAKMIVSKSMTTGELMSLFTYTTNILISLMIISMIFVMVVMSKTSAERIVEVLEEKSDLANIENPVYEVKDGSIEFDNVNFSYSKSMDKLNLENINLAIKSGETIGIIGGTGSAKSSFVQLIPRLYDVTGGSIKVGGVDVRNYDIETLRNEVSMVLQKNVLFSGTIKENLRWGNKNATDEELITACKQAQADEFIQLLPDKYDTHIEQGGNNVSGGQKQRLCIARALLKKPKILILDDSTSAVDTKTDALIRKAFKESIPDTTKLIIAQRISSVQEADKIIVLDDGKIDGFGTHDELLKSNAIYREVFESQVKGADNDESK; encoded by the coding sequence ATGATAAAAAAATTAATAAGCTATGTAGATGAATTCAAAAAAGATTCTATTCTGACACCTGTATTTGTTGGATTAGAAGTAGTAATGGAAGTACTTATTCCTTTACTGATGGCAAAAATTATTGATAATGGGGTAAACAAGGCAGATATAAAATATGTATGTATTATGGGTGCATTGATGCTATTTACAGCATTTTTATCTCTTTCTTTTGGTATATTATCAGGAAAGTTTGCAGCTAGAGCGTCTTCTGGGTTCGCTAGAAATTTAAGAAGAGCCATGTACAATAATATCCAAGAATATTCTTTCTCAAATATAGACAAGTATTCTACAGCTGGTCTAGTAACTAGATTAACTACAGATGTAACTAATATTCAGAATGCTTATCAAATGATTATAAGAATGTTTACGAGAGCACCACTAATGCTTGTATCTGCTATGGCTATGTCATTTTATATTAATGCAAAGTTAGCCCTAGTGTTTTTAGGAGCAATAATTTTCCTTGGAGTAATACTATATTTCATTATGACAAGGGTTCATCCATATTTTCAAAAGGTTTTTAAGAAATATGATTCTTTAAATGCTAGTGTACAAGAAAACTTAACTGGTATCAGAGTAGTAAAAGCGTATGTAAGAGAAGATCATGAAAATGGCAAGTTCTATAAGGCTTCTGAAACTTTATATAAATATTTTATAAAGGCTGAAAAAATAATAATTCTTAATGCGCCTGTAATGCAATTTACAGTTTATACTTGTATGTTGCTTTTATCTTGGCTTGGAGCAAAGATGATAGTTTCAAAATCAATGACAACTGGAGAATTGATGAGTTTATTCACATATACAACAAATATCTTAATCAGCCTTATGATAATTTCAATGATATTTGTAATGGTAGTTATGTCAAAAACCTCTGCTGAAAGAATAGTAGAAGTTTTAGAAGAGAAAAGTGATTTAGCAAACATAGAAAATCCAGTTTATGAAGTAAAAGATGGATCTATAGAGTTTGATAATGTTAATTTTAGTTATAGTAAAAGTATGGACAAGTTAAACCTAGAGAATATAAATTTAGCTATTAAATCTGGAGAAACCATAGGAATTATTGGAGGAACAGGTAGTGCAAAATCAAGTTTTGTTCAACTTATTCCAAGATTATATGATGTTACTGGTGGAAGTATAAAAGTTGGTGGCGTTGATGTTAGAAATTATGACATAGAAACTCTTAGAAATGAAGTTTCTATGGTATTACAAAAGAATGTATTGTTTTCAGGCACAATAAAAGAGAACCTAAGATGGGGAAATAAGAATGCAACAGACGAAGAATTAATAACAGCATGTAAGCAGGCTCAAGCAGATGAATTTATACAACTGCTTCCAGATAAGTATGATACCCATATTGAACAAGGTGGTAATAACGTATCTGGTGGACAAAAGCAAAGATTGTGTATTGCAAGAGCCTTACTAAAGAAACCTAAGATATTAATTTTAGATGATTCTACAAGTGCAGTAGATACTAAGACTGATGCTCTTATAAGAAAGGCATTTAAAGAATCAATACCAGATACAACAAAACTTATAATTGCTCAACGTATTTCTTCAGTTCAAGAAGCAGATAAAATTATTGTTCTTGATGATGGAAAGATAGATGGATTTGGAACACATGATGAATTGCTAAAGTCAAATGCTATATATCGTGAAGTATTTGAATCACAAGTGAAAGGAGCTGATAATGATGAGTCAAAATAA
- a CDS encoding MarR family winged helix-turn-helix transcriptional regulator, whose protein sequence is MSRGIHIGKEVLNLSNKIKRSIGKEASKYGITSVQGRILGFIYHQSSKKDIFQKDIEEELDIRRSSVTSVLQLMEKNGYIKRESVSEDARLKKLILTEKGLEIQQIVHSSILEIEESLHEELSDEEIDTLVNLIHRLSKKIAD, encoded by the coding sequence TTGAGTAGAGGAATTCATATTGGAAAAGAAGTTCTTAATTTGTCTAATAAAATTAAGAGAAGCATAGGCAAGGAAGCCAGTAAATATGGGATAACAAGTGTTCAAGGAAGAATTCTTGGATTTATATATCATCAGTCTAGTAAAAAAGATATATTTCAAAAGGATATAGAAGAGGAGCTAGATATAAGACGTTCTTCAGTAACCAGTGTTCTTCAGCTTATGGAGAAGAATGGTTATATAAAAAGAGAAAGTGTATCTGAAGATGCAAGGCTTAAAAAATTAATTCTTACAGAAAAAGGTTTGGAAATACAACAAATAGTACATAGTTCTATTCTTGAAATTGAAGAATCCTTGCATGAAGAATTAAGTGATGAAGAAATAGATACATTGGTTAATTTAATTCATAGATTATCTAAAAAAATTGCTGATTAG
- a CDS encoding DUF421 domain-containing protein: MNNFIIITIIKCIIIYILALFVSKLMGSKILSQTTLFDFIIAISMGSLIGVAVSTSCGDKFITAIIALFTFTFLEILTGYIHIKHFKLRKFLNAQPVTLIENGEILNLNMKKIKLTLNELMMKLREKTVFNINDVQMAILESDGTLSVLLKSEKQSITREDLNIESSKSTLTKDLIIDGTIIYETLKNADLNENWLSTELQNYGINNINEVFYAGLDSSKKLYISKKKRF; encoded by the coding sequence ATGAATAATTTTATTATTATTACAATTATAAAATGTATCATAATATATATATTGGCCTTATTTGTATCAAAGCTTATGGGATCAAAAATATTATCACAAACAACTCTCTTTGATTTCATTATTGCCATCTCAATGGGATCACTCATTGGTGTTGCTGTATCAACAAGCTGCGGTGATAAGTTTATAACGGCAATAATAGCTTTATTTACATTTACTTTCTTAGAAATTTTAACTGGTTACATTCATATAAAACACTTTAAACTACGCAAATTTTTAAATGCCCAACCTGTAACATTAATTGAAAATGGTGAAATTTTAAATCTTAATATGAAGAAAATAAAGTTAACACTCAATGAGCTTATGATGAAATTAAGAGAAAAAACTGTGTTTAATATAAATGATGTCCAAATGGCAATATTGGAATCAGACGGTACTTTATCTGTATTACTTAAATCTGAAAAACAATCAATTACTAGAGAAGACCTAAATATTGAGTCATCTAAATCAACTCTAACTAAAGACTTAATAATTGATGGTACTATTATTTATGAAACTCTTAAAAATGCTGATTTAAATGAAAATTGGCTATCAACTGAACTTCAGAATTATGGCATAAATAATATTAATGAAGTATTTTATGCTGGTCTTGACAGTTCCAAAAAACTTTATATTTCCAAGAAAAAAAGATTTTAA
- a CDS encoding zinc ribbon domain-containing protein, whose product MFCKNCGKEIDDKAAICIHCGVATGNSSIGNEPVDNPSHVAGIASCCFPIVGLILYFMWKDQKPNSAKLVCKWMIGGIVAWVIVYGLCFVLGIAGTLASNY is encoded by the coding sequence ATGTTTTGTAAAAATTGTGGAAAAGAAATTGACGATAAGGCTGCTATATGTATACACTGTGGTGTAGCTACTGGCAACTCTAGCATTGGTAATGAACCTGTAGACAATCCTTCTCATGTAGCTGGAATTGCATCATGTTGTTTTCCAATCGTAGGATTAATCTTATACTTTATGTGGAAAGACCAAAAGCCTAATAGTGCTAAACTAGTATGCAAGTGGATGATAGGTGGAATTGTTGCTTGGGTTATTGTTTATGGACTATGTTTTGTTTTAGGTATTGCTGGAACCCTTGCTTCAAACTACTAA
- a CDS encoding DUF2085 domain-containing protein, whose protein sequence is MFFCHRLPERSFFYKGRQFPICARCTGILVGYLLGIIYILSFKTLHIVIEFSLMVPLLIDGTGQYLGYFTSTNSRRFITGILAGISTICLFRLAGVLGLESGHAFYHLIAK, encoded by the coding sequence ATGTTTTTTTGCCACAGGTTACCAGAAAGATCTTTTTTCTATAAAGGTCGGCAATTTCCAATATGTGCTCGTTGTACTGGTATTCTAGTAGGATACCTTTTAGGAATTATTTACATATTATCATTTAAAACTTTGCATATAGTAATTGAATTTTCATTGATGGTACCTTTATTAATTGATGGTACCGGACAATATCTTGGTTACTTTACAAGTACAAATTCCAGACGATTTATTACTGGAATTTTAGCTGGAATATCTACTATATGTTTATTTAGATTAGCTGGTGTTTTAGGACTAGAATCAGGACATGCATTCTACCACCTAATAGCAAAATAA